In one window of Blastopirellula marina DNA:
- a CDS encoding DUF1559 domain-containing protein, translated as MKRTHGFTLVELLVVIAIIGVLVSLLLPAVQQAREAARRMQCSNHMKQLGLAFHNYHDTYGKFMPGGLQASVTYPLGWIPRLFPFFEQGTRYEAMESLAKDYMMTRSPYRSHNQDNPIFGPVPNITCPSSPLGETASDQVVSGNFPYQDQQGGLHYRANGGSIDIEYHPPATSSRPGYSSSGVLYPNSKTRFADMVDGTTNTLLLGELSSTQGWSKSPNMATGFGGIKPWVWGFYRYNDTDWLMIDHKMVQFPINYQGVFETNSTPFGSYHPGGAMFAMSDGSVTFLAETIRLDVLKALATKNNSEVIPDFK; from the coding sequence ATGAAACGTACTCACGGTTTCACGCTCGTTGAACTATTGGTTGTGATTGCCATTATTGGCGTGCTAGTCTCATTGCTTCTGCCGGCTGTTCAGCAAGCGCGCGAAGCTGCTCGGCGCATGCAGTGCAGTAATCACATGAAGCAGCTTGGCTTAGCATTTCATAACTACCACGACACCTACGGCAAGTTCATGCCGGGCGGCCTTCAAGCGAGTGTCACCTACCCATTGGGCTGGATTCCTCGCCTGTTCCCATTCTTTGAACAGGGAACTCGTTACGAGGCAATGGAATCGTTGGCGAAGGACTACATGATGACCCGGAGTCCGTACCGAAGCCACAATCAAGACAATCCCATTTTCGGTCCCGTGCCAAATATTACGTGTCCCTCTTCACCGCTGGGCGAAACGGCCTCTGACCAAGTTGTTTCCGGTAACTTCCCCTACCAAGATCAGCAAGGTGGTCTTCATTACCGAGCGAATGGTGGTTCGATCGATATCGAGTATCACCCACCAGCAACAAGCTCACGCCCTGGTTACTCATCTTCCGGTGTCCTTTACCCTAACAGCAAGACACGATTCGCGGACATGGTCGATGGGACCACTAACACTTTGCTGCTTGGGGAACTATCGAGCACCCAGGGCTGGTCGAAATCGCCGAATATGGCAACTGGTTTCGGCGGCATCAAACCATGGGTATGGGGCTTCTACCGCTATAACGATACCGATTGGCTGATGATCGATCACAAGATGGTTCAGTTTCCTATCAACTATCAGGGCGTCTTCGAGACCAACTCGACTCCTTTCGGAAGCTACCACCCAGGCGGTGCGATGTTCGCGATGTCAGACGGAAGCGTCACGTTCCTTGCCGAAACGATCCGACTCGACGTGCTCAAGGCACTCGCAACAAAGAACAACAGTGAAGTGATCCCTGACTTCAAATAG
- a CDS encoding glucosamine-6-phosphate deaminase: MKIHVFDDAPQLGVAAAKQGGEAIRQAIVEKGAANIIVATGASQFDTLAALVAEPGIDWTCVTGFHLDEYLGLDDQHPASFRKYLRERFVSKVPLKAFHYVDGSSSDPYAVCDQLGELISHNPIDVAFVGIGENGHLAFNDPPADFETTTPYLVVELDEACRQQQAGEGWFASIDEVPTQAISMSCQQILKTKTIICSVPDKRKAVAVRNSVEGEVAPQVPASILQTHDDVGLFLDVASASDLTSSTKS, encoded by the coding sequence ATGAAGATTCACGTCTTTGACGACGCTCCTCAGCTTGGTGTCGCTGCGGCAAAACAGGGGGGGGAAGCGATTCGTCAGGCGATTGTCGAAAAAGGGGCTGCTAACATTATTGTGGCGACTGGTGCTTCCCAGTTTGATACCTTGGCCGCACTCGTCGCTGAGCCAGGTATTGATTGGACATGCGTAACGGGATTTCATCTCGACGAGTATCTCGGCTTGGATGATCAGCATCCTGCATCGTTCCGCAAGTATCTACGAGAGCGTTTCGTCTCGAAGGTGCCCCTCAAAGCGTTCCACTATGTGGATGGTTCGAGCAGCGACCCGTATGCGGTTTGCGATCAATTGGGCGAGCTGATTTCCCATAATCCAATTGATGTCGCATTCGTCGGAATAGGCGAGAACGGGCATTTGGCGTTCAACGATCCACCTGCTGATTTTGAAACGACAACGCCATATCTCGTTGTCGAGTTAGACGAAGCTTGCCGCCAACAGCAAGCGGGTGAAGGATGGTTTGCTTCGATCGACGAAGTGCCGACCCAGGCAATCAGTATGTCTTGTCAGCAGATTTTGAAAACAAAGACAATCATTTGCAGCGTGCCTGATAAACGAAAAGCGGTTGCCGTGCGTAATAGTGTCGAGGGGGAGGTCGCCCCGCAAGTACCGGCATCGATTTTGCAGACACACGACGACGTCGGTTTGTTCCTAGATGTGGCTTCAGCTTCTGATCTCACGTCCTCCACTAAGTCTTGA
- a CDS encoding N-acetylglucosamine-6-phosphate deacetylase has product MPNNKFFDLQINGYYGVDFNQGTLSSDDLHEACEALQRDNVESVLVTIITDDIPRMAERISRIVQLRASDPLARRVIAGVHVEGPFISEVAGYVGAHPVAHAKQASWAEMETLLEAGDGLVRIVTLAPEQDPTQDVIRRLTDQGIVVSAGHTDASLEDLDAAMDAGLSMFTHLGNGCPRMMDRHDNIIQRALSRSDRLQIGLIADGAHVPFFALKNYLEITGTERAFVVSDAIAAAGRGPGIYPLGDQTVTVGEDGVPRAEDDSHLVGSATTMQQMADNLRLHVGLGSAEIQRLTSGNPRRLMGEVVPLPLGLGLRNGDRQATTS; this is encoded by the coding sequence ATGCCAAATAACAAATTCTTCGATCTGCAAATCAACGGATATTACGGCGTCGACTTTAATCAGGGAACGCTTTCCTCAGACGATTTGCACGAAGCCTGTGAGGCGCTGCAGCGCGACAACGTTGAAAGTGTGCTGGTAACTATCATCACCGATGATATTCCGCGAATGGCAGAGCGGATCTCGCGCATTGTTCAACTGCGAGCTTCCGATCCTCTTGCCCGACGCGTCATCGCAGGTGTCCATGTCGAAGGACCATTTATCAGCGAAGTTGCTGGCTATGTGGGAGCGCATCCCGTAGCCCATGCCAAACAAGCCAGTTGGGCCGAAATGGAAACTTTGCTTGAGGCCGGCGACGGTCTGGTCCGCATTGTGACCCTCGCCCCCGAGCAAGATCCTACCCAGGACGTAATCCGACGCTTAACCGATCAAGGTATCGTTGTTTCCGCGGGGCATACCGATGCTTCGCTCGAAGATCTGGATGCGGCGATGGATGCGGGGTTGTCGATGTTTACCCATCTCGGCAACGGGTGTCCACGAATGATGGATCGCCATGACAACATCATCCAGCGGGCACTAAGTCGCTCGGATCGACTGCAAATCGGTTTGATCGCGGACGGTGCTCACGTTCCCTTCTTTGCCTTAAAGAATTACCTGGAGATTACCGGCACAGAACGAGCATTTGTCGTCTCCGATGCCATCGCCGCTGCTGGACGTGGCCCGGGCATTTACCCGCTTGGAGATCAGACGGTCACCGTCGGCGAAGACGGAGTTCCACGTGCTGAGGACGATAGTCATCTCGTCGGGTCGGCGACAACAATGCAGCAGATGGCTGACAATTTACGTTTGCACGTTGGCTTGGGCTCCGCTGAAATCCAGCGTCTCACATCAGGGAATCCGCGTCGCTTGATGGGCGAGGTGGTCCCGCTACCTTTAGGCTTAGGGCTACGAAACGGTGATCGACAAGCGACGACCTCGTAG
- a CDS encoding secondary thiamine-phosphate synthase enzyme YjbQ: MKSLTKELWLDVPKRRAIISLHREVEELVAESGIQDGLVLVNAMHITASVFINDNESGLHADYERWLEALVPFNPGSDPSSGGYLHNRTGEDNADAHHKRQIMGREVVVAITDGKLHLGPWEHIFYYEFDGRRRKRVLVKIIGA, translated from the coding sequence ATGAAATCCCTCACTAAAGAGTTATGGCTAGATGTCCCTAAGCGGAGAGCGATCATCTCGCTGCATAGGGAAGTTGAAGAACTGGTCGCCGAAAGCGGAATTCAAGACGGATTAGTCTTGGTAAATGCGATGCACATCACAGCGAGTGTATTTATCAATGACAATGAATCCGGGCTTCATGCTGATTACGAACGTTGGCTCGAAGCATTAGTACCATTCAACCCAGGCAGTGACCCATCTTCCGGAGGATATCTGCACAACCGCACAGGCGAAGACAATGCCGACGCGCACCATAAACGCCAGATAATGGGACGCGAAGTTGTGGTAGCGATTACCGACGGAAAGCTGCACCTTGGGCCATGGGAGCACATCTTCTATTACGAGTTTGATGGCAGGCGGCGGAAGCGGGTGCTGGTGAAAATTATTGGGGCGTAA
- a CDS encoding DUF1559 domain-containing protein has product MILFSRRRGFTLVELLVVIAIIGVLIALLLPAVQQAREAARRMSCSNNMKQIGIAQHNYHDTFRKLPYGSFNLREAWPSNGTNWRTLILPMMEQGNIVDNLRFTTTSNFMAGGAAGGNYLSENRVLEDLVLEAYRCPSSALDELKGHNNDHAMNANYVGNQGAARPIPGPNPNMGTKDCGHGWSCNNGVLVANQNYGFKDITDGTSNTMMVWEQSGFVNKVNRTSNYYGAWYGSRHPRSVDDPAGCGDLWQTGTSCLRFAPNSNIVQTGATEAMYRNNTVVNSEHPGGIMGLLSDGSVRFIPEVLDFETLKRIACRYDGQVIGSF; this is encoded by the coding sequence ATGATTCTCTTTTCCCGTCGTCGGGGGTTTACCCTCGTCGAGCTCCTCGTCGTTATTGCGATTATTGGCGTGTTAATCGCATTGCTTTTGCCGGCCGTCCAGCAGGCCCGTGAAGCAGCTCGTCGGATGTCATGTTCCAACAACATGAAGCAGATCGGCATCGCCCAACACAATTATCACGATACATTCCGCAAGCTGCCTTACGGTTCCTTCAACTTGCGTGAAGCCTGGCCATCGAATGGCACCAACTGGCGAACGTTGATCCTGCCGATGATGGAGCAGGGGAATATCGTCGATAATTTGCGGTTTACGACCACTTCAAACTTCATGGCTGGTGGTGCTGCTGGTGGTAACTACCTGTCCGAAAACCGGGTTTTGGAAGATTTGGTTCTCGAAGCGTATCGCTGTCCTTCCAGTGCTTTGGATGAATTGAAAGGACATAATAACGATCACGCCATGAATGCCAACTATGTTGGTAATCAAGGGGCTGCCCGTCCGATACCAGGTCCGAACCCAAACATGGGTACTAAGGACTGCGGTCACGGTTGGTCGTGTAACAACGGTGTGCTTGTCGCAAACCAAAACTATGGTTTCAAAGACATTACCGACGGTACCTCCAACACGATGATGGTGTGGGAGCAATCTGGTTTCGTGAACAAAGTGAATCGAACGTCGAACTACTACGGTGCGTGGTACGGTTCGCGTCATCCTCGTTCCGTAGACGATCCAGCTGGTTGTGGCGACTTGTGGCAAACGGGTACATCTTGCCTCCGTTTTGCTCCTAACTCCAACATCGTCCAAACGGGTGCGACCGAAGCGATGTACCGCAACAACACGGTTGTCAACTCGGAACACCCAGGTGGTATCATGGGCTTGCTGTCCGACGGTAGCGTGCGATTCATTCCTGAAGTTCTCGACTTCGAGACACTCAAGCGGATCGCTTGCCGTTACGATGGTCAGGTTATTGGCTCGTTCTAA
- a CDS encoding carboxypeptidase regulatory-like domain-containing protein yields the protein MTFGKFSRCVSRTAMMMALMLPLLVGCSQEEQMGTVKGKVEYNGKPYTAAAVCFLDLTSGMASSGNIEDDGTFELEPLPLGNYKVYLAPKIGDPLAEAKPVQIDNSIPSKYWNESTTDISHEVTAGVNEVTIELKK from the coding sequence ATGACTTTTGGTAAATTCTCGCGGTGCGTTTCGCGCACCGCGATGATGATGGCTCTCATGCTGCCGTTGCTCGTTGGCTGTTCCCAGGAAGAGCAAATGGGCACGGTGAAGGGAAAAGTGGAATACAACGGCAAGCCCTACACGGCAGCTGCGGTTTGCTTCCTCGATCTCACCTCTGGGATGGCATCGTCCGGGAACATTGAAGACGATGGCACGTTCGAGCTAGAACCGTTGCCGCTTGGCAACTATAAAGTGTATTTAGCACCAAAGATCGGTGATCCGCTCGCCGAAGCCAAGCCGGTCCAGATCGACAATTCGATTCCAAGTAAGTACTGGAACGAGTCGACCACGGACATCTCGCATGAAGTGACTGCCGGTGTTAACGAAGTTACCATCGAACTGAAAAAATAA
- a CDS encoding GNAT family N-acetyltransferase: MTIPVRNGVSLTMFQEADVDRCVDLLQEQDVHRGLLLMPNPYRPADFYVWCKIVEAEKEQFGQPIQFAIRDSEGHLIGGCGAKDLSVGHKCEIGYWLGKPSWGRGVMTDVVEVLCDYLQREFQIVRITASVFDGNTASMRVLEKNGFTHEGRMRNYYRKNGRFIDGELFAKVW; the protein is encoded by the coding sequence ATGACGATTCCCGTACGAAACGGAGTGAGCCTGACCATGTTCCAAGAGGCCGACGTAGATCGCTGTGTTGACCTGCTTCAAGAGCAAGACGTGCACCGAGGGCTTCTCCTGATGCCCAACCCCTACCGCCCGGCAGATTTCTACGTGTGGTGTAAGATTGTCGAAGCCGAGAAGGAGCAGTTCGGGCAACCAATACAATTCGCCATTCGCGATTCAGAGGGACACTTGATCGGTGGATGCGGGGCCAAAGACTTATCGGTTGGCCACAAGTGCGAGATTGGCTATTGGCTGGGCAAGCCTTCGTGGGGAAGAGGGGTTATGACCGATGTGGTGGAGGTGTTGTGCGATTACCTCCAGCGAGAATTTCAGATCGTGCGAATCACGGCGTCGGTTTTCGACGGTAATACCGCATCCATGCGTGTGCTCGAGAAGAATGGCTTCACGCATGAAGGACGAATGCGAAACTATTACCGAAAGAACGGGCGTTTCATCGACGGCGAGCTTTTTGCTAAGGTTTGGTAA
- a CDS encoding endonuclease/exonuclease/phosphatase family protein, with protein MMLKNFLPVLSLVVALVPFATYADEPVQIRVVSYNIHHAEGTDAKLNLPRIAKVITDADPDIVALQEVDQNVDRTGTVDQVAELAKLTKMNSVFGGNIPLQGGWYGNAILTKYASISMTNHALPQLTEGEKRGVIEADITVPGLDQPLKFLATHFDHRRDDAERVASAKMIQKLIEGWKDRPAMFAGDLNATPESESIKLISKDWTSANTENLNTIPSSKPTRQIDFILYRPANQWKVIEFKVLDEPVASDHRGILAVLEWTGGE; from the coding sequence ATGATGCTGAAGAATTTTTTGCCGGTTCTGTCCCTTGTTGTGGCACTAGTACCCTTTGCCACTTACGCCGACGAGCCGGTTCAAATTCGGGTTGTTAGCTACAACATCCACCATGCCGAAGGTACCGACGCCAAGCTCAACCTTCCGCGGATCGCCAAGGTAATTACCGATGCCGATCCCGACATCGTGGCACTACAAGAGGTCGATCAAAACGTCGATCGGACAGGCACTGTGGATCAAGTCGCCGAACTCGCTAAGTTGACGAAAATGAACAGCGTGTTCGGCGGCAACATTCCACTACAAGGTGGATGGTACGGCAATGCAATTCTGACCAAGTACGCTTCGATCTCGATGACCAATCATGCATTACCCCAACTAACCGAAGGGGAAAAGCGAGGCGTCATTGAGGCGGACATCACCGTGCCAGGTCTCGATCAGCCACTCAAGTTCCTGGCAACTCACTTCGACCATCGCCGCGACGATGCCGAACGTGTCGCGTCGGCGAAGATGATCCAGAAGCTAATCGAAGGCTGGAAAGATCGCCCTGCAATGTTCGCTGGCGATCTCAACGCAACGCCCGAAAGCGAATCGATCAAGCTGATTAGCAAGGACTGGACATCGGCGAACACCGAGAACTTGAACACAATCCCCAGTTCCAAACCGACTCGTCAGATCGATTTCATTCTGTATCGACCTGCCAACCAGTGGAAAGTGATCGAGTTCAAAGTCCTCGACGAACCAGTTGCGTCCGATCATCGTGGCATCTTAGCCGTGCTTGAATGGACCGGCGGCGAATAA
- a CDS encoding FAD-dependent oxidoreductase: MNRLIVSSALIITLFAASLEAAPKSAPEQYDLVIYGGTSAAITAAVQAKKMGKSVIIVSPDKHLGGLSSGGLGWTDSGNKGAIGGLSLDFYQRVKTHYDQPSAWRQQKPEQYSRYRKDDDAMWVFEPHVAEKVFEELVEEFEIPVVRDEWLDRANGVKKADGKIVSISTLSGKTYSGKIFMDTTYEGDLLAAAGISYHVGRESNNVYGETLNGVQTARAHSHQFDFPVSAYVIENDPRSGILPRVTTETPGEDGTGDDKIQAYCFRMCLTTAKENSVAFPKPEGYDPKQYALLARYLQGDWKGVFNKFDPAPNAKTDTNNHGGFSTDNIGMNYDYPEASYERRQEIIKEHELYQKGWLYFIANDPSVPKDIQDRMNRWGLAKDEFVDNGNWPHQIYVREARRMIGPVVMCEPMLRALTPTPKSIGLGSYNMDSHNVQRYVNEKGYVRNEGDIQVSPGGAYPISYDSVTPKKDECTNLLVPVCVSSSHIAYGSIRMEPVFMILGQSAATAASIAIDQNIPVQDVEYSELEARLLADGQVLQMERKPKAPKMVLDPKKMEGIVIDDTEAKKKGNWPISSVVSGYVGTGYVHDANEGKKSIAFHAKDVKAGKYDVRIAYSSNGNRATNVPVTVTSDGKEVFRGTINQKKDPSIDKVFVSVGQFELDGEAVVTLSNEGVNGYVVADAVALVPVK; this comes from the coding sequence GTGAATCGACTTATCGTTTCTTCTGCGCTAATTATTACGTTGTTCGCGGCATCGCTCGAAGCCGCTCCTAAATCGGCACCTGAACAATACGACCTGGTAATCTACGGCGGCACCTCGGCAGCGATCACCGCAGCCGTTCAGGCCAAGAAGATGGGCAAGAGCGTCATCATCGTTTCGCCAGACAAACACCTTGGTGGTCTATCGAGCGGCGGCCTAGGCTGGACTGACAGCGGGAATAAGGGCGCGATTGGCGGGCTCTCCCTCGACTTCTATCAACGCGTCAAGACCCATTACGACCAGCCATCGGCCTGGCGTCAACAAAAGCCTGAACAGTACAGCCGTTATCGTAAAGACGACGACGCAATGTGGGTGTTCGAACCGCACGTTGCTGAGAAGGTCTTTGAAGAACTGGTCGAAGAGTTCGAAATCCCGGTCGTTCGCGACGAGTGGCTTGATCGTGCCAATGGCGTAAAGAAGGCCGACGGTAAGATCGTGAGCATCTCGACACTCTCAGGCAAAACCTACTCCGGCAAGATCTTCATGGACACGACCTATGAAGGGGATCTGCTTGCCGCCGCAGGTATCTCATACCACGTCGGCCGTGAATCCAACAATGTCTATGGCGAAACGCTCAACGGCGTGCAAACTGCCCGCGCTCATAGCCACCAATTTGACTTCCCAGTGTCGGCATACGTGATTGAAAACGACCCACGGAGCGGCATCCTTCCTCGCGTCACTACGGAAACTCCCGGCGAAGATGGAACGGGCGACGACAAGATTCAGGCTTACTGCTTCCGTATGTGCCTGACAACCGCCAAGGAGAATTCAGTCGCATTTCCCAAGCCAGAAGGCTACGATCCGAAGCAATATGCTTTGCTGGCCCGCTACTTGCAAGGTGACTGGAAGGGTGTGTTCAACAAGTTTGACCCTGCTCCGAATGCGAAGACCGACACCAATAATCACGGTGGTTTCTCGACCGACAACATCGGCATGAACTACGACTACCCGGAAGCAAGCTACGAGCGTCGGCAGGAGATCATCAAAGAGCACGAGCTTTACCAGAAAGGCTGGCTCTACTTCATTGCCAACGATCCCTCCGTGCCGAAAGACATTCAAGATCGCATGAACCGTTGGGGGCTGGCGAAAGATGAGTTTGTTGACAATGGCAATTGGCCGCACCAGATCTATGTGCGTGAAGCCCGGCGTATGATCGGCCCAGTCGTCATGTGCGAACCAATGTTGCGCGCCTTAACCCCAACGCCGAAGAGTATTGGGCTCGGATCGTACAACATGGACTCGCACAATGTGCAGCGATACGTGAACGAGAAAGGTTACGTTCGAAACGAAGGGGATATTCAGGTCAGTCCCGGCGGCGCCTACCCGATCAGCTACGATAGCGTGACGCCCAAGAAAGATGAATGTACCAATCTACTGGTTCCCGTTTGTGTCTCGTCTTCGCATATCGCTTATGGTTCGATCCGCATGGAACCTGTGTTCATGATCTTAGGACAGTCGGCCGCGACAGCTGCTTCGATCGCAATTGACCAGAACATCCCGGTTCAAGACGTGGAATACTCCGAATTGGAAGCTCGACTCTTGGCCGATGGTCAGGTGCTGCAGATGGAACGTAAGCCCAAGGCTCCGAAAATGGTCCTCGACCCCAAAAAGATGGAGGGAATCGTGATCGACGATACGGAAGCTAAAAAGAAGGGTAATTGGCCCATCAGCAGCGTTGTTTCGGGCTATGTGGGAACCGGCTACGTGCACGATGCAAACGAAGGCAAGAAGTCGATTGCTTTCCACGCCAAAGACGTGAAAGCAGGCAAGTATGACGTACGCATCGCCTATTCCAGTAATGGTAACCGTGCAACGAATGTGCCTGTGACCGTCACATCGGACGGCAAGGAAGTCTTCCGTGGCACGATCAACCAGAAGAAGGATCCCTCCATTGATAAGGTCTTTGTCTCTGTCGGTCAGTTTGAACTCGATGGAGAAGCGGTCGTGACGCTTTCCAACGAAGGGGTCAACGGATACGTCGTGGCAGATGCCGTCGCCTTAGTTCCTGTGAAGTAA
- a CDS encoding sulfatase produces the protein MIPTRVAMLRSGLVLTFALLLGLPVNAQAEDKHLNVLFIAVDDMNNDLGCYGNTQVHSPNIDRLAKEGTCFDRAYCQFPLCSPSRTSIMTGLRPDTTTVYDLRKHFRDVIPDVVTMPQAFEKQGYFTARVGKIYHYGNPGQIGTNGLDDDASWQTRINPSGRDKQEENLIINHTPKRGLGSSLSFLAAEGTDEEQTDGMVATEAIRLMEENKDKPFFIAAGFYRPHCPYVAPKKYFDMYPMKEVPLWENNFPEVKTAPDLAFASNKPWPWLGANPQQLQEAQQAYWATISFVDAQVGRLLDALDRLDLRDNTVVVFWSDHGYHFGDHGLVMKQSLFERSARVPFIVSAPGQKKKGVHSGRTVELVDVYPTLTQLCGVEAPAGLHGESLVPLLNNPDANWDKSAITQTIRSKKRMGYSLRNERYRLVTWGQGELQLYDYENDPEEKNNLANSPDHAELLEKLMAELKQRLK, from the coding sequence ATGATTCCCACACGCGTCGCTATGCTTCGCAGCGGTCTTGTTCTGACCTTTGCCTTGTTGCTTGGCTTGCCTGTAAATGCTCAGGCCGAAGACAAGCATTTGAATGTCTTGTTTATCGCCGTCGACGATATGAACAATGATCTTGGATGTTATGGCAACACTCAGGTTCATAGTCCTAATATCGACCGTTTAGCCAAGGAAGGAACCTGCTTTGATCGAGCCTACTGCCAGTTTCCACTGTGTTCGCCAAGTCGAACTTCGATCATGACAGGATTGCGGCCTGATACGACAACGGTCTACGATCTGCGAAAGCATTTCCGGGATGTCATCCCCGACGTCGTTACCATGCCTCAGGCTTTCGAAAAGCAAGGCTACTTCACAGCCCGAGTCGGCAAAATCTATCACTACGGTAACCCAGGGCAGATTGGAACCAATGGTCTCGATGACGACGCCTCGTGGCAAACACGTATCAATCCAAGTGGTCGTGACAAGCAGGAAGAGAACCTGATTATCAATCACACTCCTAAACGCGGTTTGGGCAGCTCTCTCAGCTTTTTAGCCGCTGAGGGAACTGACGAAGAGCAGACCGATGGCATGGTCGCGACAGAAGCGATTCGCTTAATGGAAGAGAATAAGGATAAGCCATTCTTCATCGCTGCAGGTTTCTATCGCCCGCATTGTCCCTACGTGGCTCCAAAGAAGTACTTCGATATGTATCCGATGAAGGAAGTGCCGCTATGGGAAAACAATTTTCCTGAAGTGAAGACCGCGCCCGATCTGGCGTTCGCATCCAACAAGCCGTGGCCTTGGCTAGGAGCGAATCCGCAGCAGCTACAAGAGGCGCAGCAAGCCTACTGGGCGACTATTTCGTTTGTCGATGCTCAGGTCGGACGTCTACTTGATGCACTCGATCGACTCGACTTACGTGACAACACCGTCGTCGTGTTTTGGAGCGATCATGGTTATCACTTCGGGGATCACGGATTGGTGATGAAGCAGAGTTTGTTCGAGCGAAGTGCGCGTGTTCCTTTCATCGTTTCGGCTCCTGGTCAGAAGAAGAAGGGGGTGCACTCAGGTCGTACCGTGGAATTGGTCGACGTCTATCCAACGCTTACTCAGCTATGCGGCGTCGAGGCTCCTGCGGGTTTGCATGGCGAAAGTCTTGTTCCTTTGTTGAACAATCCCGATGCCAACTGGGATAAGTCTGCGATCACGCAAACGATCCGGAGCAAAAAGCGGATGGGGTATAGTCTCCGCAACGAACGCTACCGCTTGGTCACTTGGGGGCAAGGAGAGCTTCAGCTATACGACTATGAGAACGATCCTGAGGAAAAGAATAACCTGGCCAACAGTCCGGACCATGCCGAGTTGCTCGAGAAGTTGATGGCCGAATTAAAGCAACGCCTGAAATAA
- a CDS encoding GlsB/YeaQ/YmgE family stress response membrane protein — MGILSWIIFGLIAGALAKFLFPGKDPGGCIVTILIGIGGAMVGGFIATGMGYGDVTGFNLWSFFIAILGSMILLAIYRAFSGRPTDEV; from the coding sequence ATGGGGATTTTGTCATGGATCATATTTGGCCTGATTGCCGGCGCTTTAGCCAAGTTTCTATTTCCAGGTAAGGATCCTGGTGGCTGCATTGTGACCATTTTGATTGGTATCGGTGGAGCCATGGTGGGCGGATTCATCGCCACCGGAATGGGCTATGGCGACGTCACTGGCTTTAATCTGTGGAGTTTCTTCATTGCCATCTTGGGATCGATGATCCTTTTGGCAATCTACCGGGCTTTCTCGGGACGACCTACGGACGAAGTTTAA
- a CDS encoding arsenate reductase ArsC, with amino-acid sequence MKRVLILCTGNSCRSQMAEALWAKLGQEDWEAYSAGSKPSGYVHPLAIRAMEELGIDISTYQSKSAQDFQQQPFDLVVTVCDNAKEECPVYPGAKQTLHWPFDDPADATGTDEEKLPTFRRVRDEIQKKIAGFLNVE; translated from the coding sequence ATGAAGCGCGTCCTAATCTTGTGTACTGGCAACTCATGTCGCTCTCAAATGGCCGAAGCCTTGTGGGCCAAGCTTGGCCAAGAAGACTGGGAAGCTTACTCTGCCGGTTCAAAGCCATCGGGCTATGTGCACCCATTGGCGATTCGTGCGATGGAAGAATTAGGTATCGATATTTCTACGTACCAAAGCAAATCCGCACAGGACTTTCAGCAGCAGCCGTTCGATCTTGTGGTTACGGTTTGCGACAACGCCAAGGAAGAATGCCCGGTCTACCCCGGCGCCAAGCAAACACTTCATTGGCCATTCGACGATCCTGCTGATGCCACGGGGACAGATGAAGAAAAGCTACCGACTTTTCGACGCGTGCGAGATGAAATTCAGAAGAAGATTGCTGGTTTTTTGAATGTTGAATGA